In Hemiscyllium ocellatum isolate sHemOce1 chromosome 20, sHemOce1.pat.X.cur, whole genome shotgun sequence, one genomic interval encodes:
- the LOC132825583 gene encoding adhesive plaque matrix protein-like, whose product MAETVKFLGVMITNNLAWSIHVDATVKKTQQRLYFLRRRRKLSTSPVISDYKPSTLPPHLHTSDYRPSTLPPHLHTSDYRPSTLPPHLHTSDYRPSTLLPHLHTSDYRPSTLPPHLHTSDYWPSTLPPHLHTSDYRPSTLPPHLHTSDYRPSTLPPHLHTSDYWPSTLPPHLHTSDYRPSTLPPHLHTSDYWPSTLPPHLHTSDYRPSTLPPHLHTSDYRPSTMPPHLHTSDYRPSTLLPHLHTSDYRPSTLPPHLHTSDYRPSTLPPHLHTSDYRPSTLPPHLHTSDYRPSTLLPHLHTSDYRPSTLPPHLHTSDYWPSTLPPHLHTSDYRPSTLPPHLHTSDYWPSTLPPHLHTSDYRPSTLPPHLHTSDYWPSTLPPHLHTSDYRPSTLPPHLHTSDYRPSTMPPHLHTSDYRPSTLLPHLHTSDYRPSTLPPRLHTSDYRPSTLPPHLHTSDYRPSTLLPHLHTSDYRPSTLPPHLDTSDYRPSTLPPHLHTSDYWPSTLPPHLHTSDYRPSTLPPHLHTSDYRPSTLPPHLHTSDYRPSTLPPHLHTSDYRPSTLLPHLHTSDYRPSTLPPRLHTSDYRPSTLPPHLHTSDYKPSTLPPHLHTSDYRPSSLPPHLHTSDYRPSTLPPHLHTSDYRPSTLLPHLHTSDYRPSILPPHLHTSDYRPSTLPPQLHTSDYRPSTLPPQLHTSDYWPSTLPPQLHTSDYKPSTLPPTSTLVTKGPSPCLHTSTLVTTSRPPCLHTSTLVTTDPPPASTPPH is encoded by the exons ATGGCTGAGACTGtaaagttcctgggagtgatgatcaccaacaatctggcctggtccatcCATGTTGATGCGACAGTCAAGAAAACACAACAACgactctacttcctcaggaggcgaaGGAAACTCAGCACGTCC CCAGTCATAAG TGACTACAAGCCGTCCACCCTGCCTCCACACCTCCACACTAGTGACTACAGGCCCTCCACCCTGCCTCCACATCTCCACACTAGTGACTACAGGCCCTCCACCCTGCCTCCACACCTCCACACTAGTGATTACCGGCCCTCCACCCTGCTTCCACACCTCCACACTAGTGATTACAGGCCCTCCACCCTGCCTCCACACCTCCACACTAGTGACTACTGGCCCTCCACCCTGCCTCCACACCTGCACACTAGTGACTACAGGCCCTCCACCCTGCCTCCACACCTCCACACTAGTGATTACAGGCCCTCCACCCTGCCTCCACACCTGCACACTAGTGACTACTGGCCCTCCACCCTGCCTCCACACCTCCACACTAGTGATTACAGGCCCTCCACCCTGCCTCCACACCTCCACACTAGTGACTACTGGCCCTCCACCCTGCCTCCACACCTGCACACTAGTGATTACAGGCCCTCCACCCTGCCTCCACACCTCCACACTAGTGACTACAGGCCCTCCACCATGCCTCCACACCTGCACACTAGTGATTACCGGCCCTCCACCCTGCTTCCACACCTCCACACCAGTGACTACAGACCCTCCACCCTGCCTCCACATCTCCACACTAGTGACTACAGGCCCTCCACCCTGCCTCCACATCTCCACACTAGTGATTACAGGCCCTCCACCCTGCCTCCACACCTGCACACTAGTGATTACCGGCCCTCCACCCTGCTTCCACACCTCCACACTAGTGATTACAGGCCCTCCACCCTGCCTCCACACCTCCACACTAGTGACTACTGGCCCTCCACCCTGCCACCACACCTCCACACTAGTGATTACAGGCCCTCCACCCTGCCTCCACACCTGCACACTAGTGACTACTGGCCCTCCACCCTGCCTCCACACCTCCACACTAGTGATTACAGGCCCTCCACTCTGCCTCCACACCTCCACACTAGTGACTACTGGCCCTCCACCCTGCCTCCACACCTGCACACTAGTGATTACAGGCCCTCCACCCTGCCTCCACACCTCCACACTAGTGACTACAGGCCCTCCACCATGCCTCCACACCTGCACACTAGTGATTACCGGCCCTCCACCCTGCTTCCACACCTCCACACCAGTGACTACAGACCCTCCACCCTGCCTCCACGTCTCCACACTAGTGACTACAGGCCCTCCACCCTGCCTCCACACCTGCACACTAGTGATTACCGGCCCTCCACCCTGCTTCCACACCTCCACACTAGTGATTACAGGCCCTCCACCCTGCCTCCACACCTCGACACTAGTGACTACAGGCCCTCCACCCTGCCTCCACACCTGCACACTAGTGACTACTGGCCCTCCACCCTGCCTCCACACCTCCACACTAGTGATTACAGGCCCTCCACCCTGCCTCCACACCTGCACACTAGTGATTACAGGCCCTCCACCCTGCCTCCACACCTCCACACTAGTGACTACAGGCCCTCCACCCTGCCTCCACACCTGCACACTAGTGATTACCGGCCCTCCACCCTGCTTCCACACCTCCACACCAGTGACTACAGACCCTCCACCCTGCCTCCACGTCTCCACACTAGTGACTACAGGCCCTCCACCCTGCCTCCACACCTCCACACTAGTGACTACAAGCCCTCCACCCTGCCTCCACATCTCCACACTAGTGACTACAGGCCCTCCTCCCTGCCTCCACATCTCCACACTAGTGACTACAGGCCCTCCACCCTGCCTCCACACCTGCACACTAGTGATTACCGGCCCTCCACCCTGCTTCCACACCTCCACACTAGTGACTACAGGCCCTCTATCCTGCCTCCACACCTGCACACTAGTGACTACAGGCCctccaccctgcctccacaactccACACTAGTGACTATAGGCCctccaccctgcctccacaactccACACTAGTGACTACTGGCCctccaccctgcctccacaactccACACTAGTGACTACAAGCCGTCCACCCTGCCTCCAACCTCCACATTAGTGACTAAAGGCCCTTCACCCTGCCTCCACACCTCAACACTAGTGACTACAAGCCGTCCACCCTGCCTCCACACCTCCACACTAGTGACTACAGACCCTCCACCTGCTTCCACACCTCCACACTAG